A stretch of Anaerobiospirillum thomasii DNA encodes these proteins:
- a CDS encoding DNA-binding protein, which produces MTTSKSDKKAFRDDLTKEKFDEAVSTLNKQGKKLTIRAIKELVGGANKTISAFMRQYNKTIMEASFNETMPESFQQDMQRVALNLFESFRDKINADRTRLQNEYDAKHKEIGELMSEAQKELHLAQEKLKEQDAQIAKKDERIKELESLLAEQTKTNAHLTKRLEQQSDDKQQAILEAIARLGK; this is translated from the coding sequence ATGACAACATCTAAATCAGATAAAAAAGCTTTTCGTGACGATCTGACCAAAGAGAAATTTGATGAGGCTGTATCTACCCTTAATAAGCAAGGTAAAAAACTGACTATACGTGCTATTAAAGAGCTTGTCGGAGGCGCTAATAAAACCATATCAGCATTTATGCGTCAGTACAATAAAACCATTATGGAGGCCAGTTTTAATGAAACTATGCCAGAAAGCTTCCAGCAGGACATGCAAAGGGTGGCATTAAACCTGTTTGAGTCTTTTAGAGATAAGATCAATGCCGACAGAACCCGACTGCAAAATGAGTATGATGCAAAGCATAAGGAAATAGGTGAGCTTATGTCAGAGGCACAAAAGGAGCTGCATCTAGCTCAGGAGAAGCTAAAAGAGCAAGATGCTCAAATTGCTAAAAAGGATGAAAGGATAAAAGAGCTTGAGTCTCTTTTAGCGGAGCAAACCAAGACCAACGCACATTTAACCAAGCGGCTGGAGCAGCAAAGCGATGACAAGCAGCAGGCTATACTGGAGGCTATAGCCAGGCTTGGTAAATAA
- a CDS encoding IS66 family transposase, translating into MGSISSAATNNEEKNNVQSQDGNNSQDNDNIVSEINNIKEQMANLNGSYKNQSRHFERIKTLARSVYEYCVKNGMTERATELENILKTLEIKPKHSNKGGGSTQGNGKKTRGRQKTGNLNNAKERNSQNKIDKCSKCDSDDVINLKTEVSTFIRKSSDLRDAIDAVSQGNDIYVCKKCGTCEMAFDKDKDDFPVIPNRSIGMSLIRSICQFEYNGIPVDRFNSWLTKGFELGHDTLPYNVSDYVAIYLNPLYEMIYNKAKTLKVLLADETVFDCLHSQGKGNMSAKMKECRDKGQLEINSRNYIMTLASAPASDVKLVYFTYVNSRSTESIGNVITDDFKFEYLISDAYPVYASICQRLERRKWQTCITHFRREIIKACNPRIYAQDLEKLTEQELTQKLLRDFNPEHIKAPAALLKIFYAIAKIYELESAYQNDGSIDRNTYINYKLENREQMKDLFESIDAAVESIKDRYVELTRTGKYRAKSKSSLYAKPLIYYLNHKDSFTTFIENVEVPPDSNHVENMIRRMTMIRSSVKQKVSAHNMQDLCKIVTVYKTLELNGIDTESYLRRLNNSMYAHCINKAMTQYYVDNGELPKGQIKSWDMVKLLEDFDYTEFDIFKN; encoded by the coding sequence GTGGGCAGCATATCTAGTGCTGCCACAAATAATGAAGAAAAGAACAATGTACAATCTCAGGATGGCAACAATTCACAAGATAACGACAATATCGTCAGCGAAATAAATAATATTAAAGAGCAGATGGCTAATCTCAATGGCTCTTATAAAAATCAGTCCCGCCATTTTGAGAGGATTAAAACATTAGCACGCTCTGTATATGAGTACTGTGTAAAGAATGGTATGACAGAGAGGGCTACTGAGCTTGAGAATATTCTTAAAACACTTGAGATTAAGCCTAAACACTCCAATAAAGGAGGCGGTTCAACTCAAGGTAACGGCAAGAAGACCAGAGGTCGTCAGAAGACCGGCAATCTGAACAATGCCAAAGAAAGAAACTCACAGAATAAGATAGATAAGTGCAGTAAATGCGACAGCGATGATGTAATAAATCTAAAAACAGAGGTATCGACCTTTATACGTAAGAGCAGTGATTTAAGAGATGCTATTGATGCCGTATCTCAGGGTAATGATATTTATGTCTGTAAAAAATGCGGCACCTGCGAAATGGCTTTTGACAAGGATAAGGACGATTTCCCTGTTATACCTAACAGAAGCATAGGCATGTCACTTATACGCTCAATATGCCAGTTTGAATATAACGGTATACCTGTAGACAGATTTAATTCATGGCTGACCAAAGGCTTTGAGCTTGGCCATGACACACTGCCATACAATGTCAGTGACTATGTGGCTATATATTTAAATCCTCTGTACGAGATGATATATAACAAGGCTAAGACATTGAAGGTGCTACTTGCCGATGAAACCGTATTTGACTGTCTACACAGTCAGGGTAAGGGCAATATGAGCGCCAAAATGAAGGAGTGTAGAGATAAAGGCCAGCTTGAGATCAATTCAAGAAATTATATTATGACCTTAGCCTCTGCTCCTGCATCTGATGTCAAACTTGTGTACTTCACCTACGTCAACAGCAGATCTACAGAGAGTATTGGCAATGTTATTACAGATGATTTTAAGTTTGAGTATCTGATCTCTGATGCCTACCCTGTATATGCCAGTATCTGCCAAAGACTGGAGCGCAGAAAATGGCAGACCTGTATTACACATTTCAGACGCGAGATTATAAAAGCCTGTAACCCAAGGATTTATGCACAGGACTTGGAAAAGCTTACAGAGCAGGAGCTTACACAAAAGCTGCTTAGGGACTTTAATCCTGAGCATATCAAGGCACCTGCCGCTCTGCTCAAGATATTCTATGCCATAGCTAAAATCTATGAGCTTGAAAGTGCCTATCAGAATGATGGCTCTATAGATCGCAACACATATATAAATTACAAGCTGGAAAACAGAGAGCAAATGAAAGACTTGTTTGAAAGCATAGATGCAGCTGTAGAATCTATAAAAGATCGCTACGTGGAGCTGACGAGAACTGGAAAATACAGAGCCAAATCCAAATCAAGCCTGTATGCCAAACCTCTGATTTATTACTTAAACCACAAGGACAGTTTTACAACATTCATAGAGAATGTGGAGGTGCCACCTGACTCTAATCATGTGGAGAATATGATACGTCGCATGACCATGATACGCTCCTCTGTGAAACAGAAGGTCAGTGCGCATAATATGCAGGATTTGTGCAAGATAGTGACTGTTTATAAGACACTTGAGCTCAATGGTATTGATACTGAGTCATATCTGAGAAGGCTTAATAACAGCATGTATGCCCATTGCATTAACAAGGCCATGACGCAGTACTACGTGGATAACGGCGAACTACCTAAAGGTCAGATCAAATCCTGGGATATGGTCAAGCTGCTTGAAGATTTTGACTATACCGAGTTTGACATATTCAAGAACTAA
- a CDS encoding flagellin, translating to MALFVNTNVSSINGQRNLTNATNNLNTTYQRLSSGMRINSAKDDAAGLQISDRLTSQINGLNQGNRNTNDGIALAQTAEGAMDEMTTMLQRIRTLAVQASNGTNNAKDRDALQQEVTQLSQEITRIAEQTKFGGEQILAAGKTGGLVNTTGKVSIQVGAYQGDKLEMTFYSNGFTLSAIASTGGAGQIQQNVNADGLILDGSARFSVSGQTIASDAIAGVDKLIAAVDKQRAHLGAMQNRMESSIRNQSNVSMNVSDARARIRDTDFAEESAKLSQQTIIQQAASSMLTQANSRPQLALSLLG from the coding sequence ATGGCTCTTTTTGTAAATACCAACGTTTCATCAATTAATGGCCAGCGCAATCTGACTAATGCTACCAACAATTTAAACACCACCTATCAGAGATTATCATCTGGTATGCGCATCAATTCAGCTAAAGATGATGCAGCAGGCCTACAGATTTCAGACAGATTAACCTCACAGATCAATGGTTTAAATCAGGGTAACCGTAATACCAACGATGGCATAGCTCTTGCTCAGACTGCCGAGGGAGCCATGGATGAGATGACCACCATGCTGCAGCGTATTCGTACTTTAGCTGTTCAGGCATCAAACGGTACTAACAATGCAAAGGATCGTGATGCTCTGCAACAGGAAGTAACTCAGCTGTCTCAGGAAATTACCCGTATCGCTGAACAAACCAAGTTTGGCGGCGAGCAGATTCTGGCAGCAGGTAAAACAGGAGGCCTTGTAAACACAACAGGTAAAGTTTCTATTCAGGTTGGAGCTTATCAGGGCGATAAGCTAGAGATGACATTCTACAGTAATGGTTTTACATTAAGTGCAATTGCTTCAACTGGTGGCGCTGGTCAGATTCAACAAAATGTAAATGCTGATGGCTTAATTCTAGACGGTAGTGCAAGATTTTCAGTAAGTGGACAGACTATTGCTTCAGATGCTATTGCCGGTGTTGACAAGCTGATAGCTGCTGTAGACAAGCAGCGCGCACACCTAGGTGCTATGCAGAACCGTATGGAATCATCAATTCGCAATCAGTCAAATGTTTCCATGAACGTATCTGATGCCCGTGCCCGTATCCGTGATACAGACTTTGCCGAAGAGTCAGCTAAACTGTCACAGCAGACCATCATTCAGCAGGCAGCCTCATCCATGCTGACACAGGCCAACTCAAGACCACAGCTGGCTTTATCTCTGCTTGGCTAA
- a CDS encoding 6-hydroxymethylpterin diphosphokinase MptE-like protein — translation MSLNHNSIGAECGSALTQEAVFRRFDNNLKAFKEHASYLYPLLENYKVKRQFELVQAEDLSLNLRFLDDGSLFYTANTPYKTCSEQLDYLTQSLVYDDLEYSHIDDNFGQIHHRYANEAIAYLKEHAQSLRVQDLYAMPHCVLFGCALGYMPLMLLERFDIRSLVIVENNIDIFYASLFTIDYASIFLHMQKNNAQLHFIINADVHKAFRELYTFYNDYGFFLSAFKCVIATGINNDIKLLIDSLYNSSSNLLSSAGFFDDLLFGYSHGIACINKQSSLIRNDVCLKGDIASLKIFVIGNGPSLEKDIAFIRANQDKALIVACGTALESLYSLGVKADFYVVTERPDYTAAMLDIFKGTNYLDDIVLLSANMLHPDNLDYFEHKLIFVKEDEGLGTVLKADEGLHRIFDNWAGVNYINPLVGNAALACILKLGFKQIYLFGLDNGSRTQTQNHASSSKIYNGSYKINKLKRYDAPLMAEGNFGGQIFSNSLYVTSKENMQRSLSLHAEALCINCSDGILIDGALGRHSSDLDFTDEQVIDKKTVIEQILSDMSFKAHIDESDLNRVFDKNKFNQLCDTIITLLDSKAASRNELFYVISRISEFLGRMSLGSDALYAIVLNVSSQFFFYMATKALYKIKNEQEALEHSGKVIGIYKNFLQDCKYLFSFMPNYIENKHLKLTGNKIGLDHDGSAAPRNFRAFKLFNGPVEPLDKAFVKRYE, via the coding sequence TTGTCTCTTAATCACAACTCTATAGGGGCAGAGTGTGGCTCTGCCCTGACTCAGGAGGCTGTTTTCAGGCGCTTTGATAATAATCTTAAGGCCTTTAAAGAACATGCCTCCTATCTTTATCCCTTACTTGAAAACTATAAGGTTAAAAGGCAGTTTGAGCTCGTGCAGGCTGAGGATCTTAGTTTAAATCTGCGTTTTTTAGATGACGGCTCTTTATTTTATACAGCAAATACACCTTATAAAACCTGCAGCGAGCAGCTTGACTATCTTACACAAAGTCTTGTGTATGATGATCTTGAGTACTCTCATATTGATGATAATTTTGGACAGATTCATCATCGCTATGCCAATGAGGCTATTGCCTATCTAAAAGAGCATGCTCAGAGCTTAAGGGTACAAGATCTCTATGCCATGCCACACTGCGTACTCTTTGGCTGTGCTCTGGGCTACATGCCTTTAATGCTGCTTGAGAGATTTGATATACGCTCTTTAGTCATAGTTGAGAACAATATAGATATTTTTTATGCCTCATTATTTACAATAGACTATGCCTCTATCTTTTTGCACATGCAAAAGAACAATGCTCAGCTGCACTTTATTATAAATGCAGATGTGCACAAGGCCTTTCGTGAGCTTTATACCTTTTACAATGACTATGGCTTTTTTCTCTCAGCCTTTAAATGTGTTATAGCCACAGGCATAAATAATGATATAAAGCTTTTAATTGACAGTCTGTATAACAGCAGCTCCAATCTTTTATCATCTGCAGGCTTTTTTGATGATCTGCTCTTTGGCTACAGTCACGGCATTGCGTGCATAAATAAACAAAGCTCACTTATACGTAATGATGTCTGTCTAAAAGGTGATATAGCCAGTCTTAAGATTTTTGTCATAGGCAATGGCCCCTCACTTGAAAAGGATATTGCCTTTATACGAGCTAATCAGGATAAGGCTCTTATTGTAGCCTGCGGCACTGCCCTTGAAAGTCTCTACAGTCTTGGGGTTAAGGCAGATTTTTATGTGGTAACTGAAAGACCTGACTATACAGCTGCCATGCTCGATATCTTCAAAGGCACCAACTATTTAGACGATATAGTGCTTTTGAGTGCCAATATGCTCCATCCTGACAATCTTGATTACTTTGAGCACAAGCTTATTTTTGTTAAAGAGGATGAAGGACTTGGCACAGTGTTAAAGGCAGATGAGGGGTTGCACAGGATTTTTGATAACTGGGCTGGGGTTAATTATATAAATCCATTAGTTGGCAATGCTGCACTTGCGTGTATCTTAAAACTTGGCTTTAAACAGATCTATCTATTTGGCCTTGATAACGGCTCACGCACGCAGACACAAAATCATGCATCATCGTCAAAGATCTACAATGGCAGCTATAAGATAAATAAATTAAAAAGATATGATGCGCCGCTTATGGCAGAGGGTAACTTTGGTGGTCAGATCTTCTCAAATAGCCTGTATGTAACATCAAAAGAAAATATGCAAAGATCACTGTCACTGCATGCTGAGGCTTTGTGTATTAACTGCTCTGATGGTATTTTAATTGATGGGGCTTTGGGTAGACACAGCAGTGATCTTGATTTTACTGATGAGCAGGTCATTGATAAAAAGACTGTTATTGAGCAGATACTATCTGATATGAGCTTTAAAGCCCATATTGATGAGAGTGATCTAAACAGAGTCTTTGATAAAAATAAATTCAATCAGCTGTGCGACACTATAATTACTCTTTTAGACTCTAAAGCTGCATCACGTAATGAGCTTTTTTATGTAATCTCAAGAATTTCAGAGTTTTTAGGACGTATGAGTCTTGGTAGTGATGCTTTATATGCCATAGTTTTAAATGTAAGCTCACAGTTTTTCTTTTATATGGCCACTAAGGCCTTATATAAGATAAAAAATGAGCAGGAGGCATTAGAGCACAGCGGCAAAGTCATAGGTATATACAAAAACTTTTTGCAGGATTGCAAATATCTTTTCTCCTTTATGCCTAACTATATTGAAAATAAGCATCTAAAGCTTACAGGCAATAAGATTGGCCTTGATCATGATGGATCAGCTGCCCCAAGAAACTTTAGAGCCTTTAAACTCTTTAACGGTCCCGTAGAGCCTCTAGATAAGGCATTTGTCAAACGCTATGAATAA
- a CDS encoding flagellin — protein sequence MALYVNTNVSSINGQRKLTNATNALNVSYQRLASGLRINSAKDDAAGLQISDRLTSQINGLGQGNRNCNDGIAFAQTIEGAMDEMTNMLQRVRTLSIQAANGTYSTEDRKSIQQELTQLSVEITRIACKTTYAGKTVLNGYVQGNAAQNANTIIGSDGNVTFQVGANANDTIAVTGMSKGFVLSFIASMAGTIQANPPSNTTGFVVSNGIFRFSVTNQSQAQLTLGNIDSMIQVIDSKRAELGAVQNRMESTIRNQANIQENESDARSRIRDTDFAEETAALTANQILQQASQSILSQANQRPQIALSLLGG from the coding sequence ATGGCTCTTTACGTTAATACTAACGTTTCATCCATTAATGGCCAGCGTAAACTTACAAATGCAACCAATGCTCTTAACGTTTCATATCAGAGATTAGCATCAGGTCTTAGAATTAACTCAGCAAAAGACGATGCTGCTGGCTTGCAGATCTCTGACCGTTTAACCTCACAAATCAATGGTTTAGGTCAGGGAAACAGAAATTGTAATGACGGCATAGCCTTTGCCCAAACTATTGAAGGCGCCATGGATGAGATGACCAATATGCTGCAGCGCGTCAGAACTCTCTCCATTCAGGCAGCTAACGGTACCTATTCAACTGAGGATAGAAAATCCATTCAGCAGGAGCTGACCCAGCTCTCAGTAGAAATCACCCGTATTGCCTGTAAGACCACATATGCCGGCAAGACTGTATTAAATGGCTATGTACAAGGTAATGCAGCGCAGAATGCCAATACAATCATTGGATCAGATGGTAATGTAACCTTCCAGGTTGGTGCCAATGCCAATGACACCATTGCTGTAACAGGTATGTCCAAAGGCTTTGTTTTATCTTTTATTGCATCAATGGCAGGTACTATTCAGGCCAATCCTCCTTCAAATACAACAGGATTTGTTGTATCAAATGGTATTTTTAGATTCTCAGTAACCAATCAGTCACAGGCGCAGTTAACTCTAGGCAATATTGACTCAATGATTCAGGTTATCGACTCCAAGCGTGCCGAGCTTGGTGCTGTACAGAACCGTATGGAATCTACCATCAGAAATCAGGCCAATATTCAGGAAAATGAATCTGATGCCCGCTCACGTATCCGTGATACAGACTTTGCTGAGGAAACAGCAGCACTTACTGCCAATCAGATATTGCAGCAGGCTTCACAGTCAATTTTATCCCAGGCCAATCAGAGACCACAGATTGCTCTGTCTCTGCTTGGAGGTTAA
- a CDS encoding aldehyde dehydrogenase family protein: protein MFPSNFKVKDYYKLYIDGKWVDASDGAVVKTYCPANGEQISSFADATEQDVDKAVAAARAAFKTWSKTTPKQRAEILNKIADIIDANKEELAMIETVDNGKPIRETMAVDVPLAATHFRYFAGVILAEAGEANVLDGNFLSIILREPLGVVGQIVPWNFPFLMAAWKLAPVLAAGDCTVFKPSSTTSLSVLRLAELTQEVIPAGVFNVVTGRGSKSGNFMLEHNGFDKLAFTGSTEVGRDIAVAAAKRLIPSTLELGGKSANIIFDDSRMEQALDGAMLGILFNQGQVCCAGSRIFVQDTIYDKFVGELVERFNKVRVGLPWDMNTQMGAQIDEKQLNDILKYVEIGKAEGVKVLCGGVRETTGDLAKGAFLRPTLLGEAQNCMRVCQEEIFGPVASVIRFSTEEEVIAMANDSIYGLGGAVFSTDINRALRVARSIETGRMWVNTYNQIPEGSPFGGYKQSGIGRETHKMILEHYTQCKNILINLSEQPTGFYPKA from the coding sequence ATGTTCCCATCAAACTTCAAAGTTAAGGACTACTACAAGCTATACATCGACGGCAAGTGGGTCGATGCATCAGATGGTGCTGTGGTAAAAACCTACTGTCCAGCCAACGGCGAGCAGATCTCAAGCTTTGCCGATGCCACAGAGCAGGATGTGGACAAGGCAGTTGCTGCAGCCCGTGCCGCCTTTAAGACCTGGTCCAAGACCACTCCTAAGCAAAGAGCAGAGATTTTAAACAAGATAGCCGATATCATTGACGCCAATAAAGAAGAGCTGGCAATGATTGAAACTGTAGATAACGGTAAACCAATTCGTGAGACCATGGCCGTTGATGTTCCTCTCGCTGCCACCCACTTTAGATACTTTGCAGGCGTAATTTTAGCCGAGGCCGGCGAGGCCAACGTGCTTGATGGCAACTTCCTGTCCATCATCCTGCGTGAGCCTTTAGGTGTAGTAGGTCAGATTGTGCCATGGAACTTCCCATTCCTCATGGCAGCCTGGAAATTAGCTCCGGTACTTGCTGCAGGTGACTGTACTGTATTTAAGCCTTCATCAACCACCTCACTGTCAGTTCTGCGTTTAGCCGAGCTTACACAGGAAGTAATTCCTGCCGGTGTCTTTAACGTTGTGACAGGACGTGGCTCCAAGTCAGGCAACTTCATGTTAGAGCATAATGGCTTTGACAAGCTGGCCTTTACAGGATCAACCGAGGTAGGTCGTGATATTGCTGTAGCTGCTGCTAAGAGACTTATCCCATCAACCTTAGAGCTTGGCGGTAAGAGTGCCAACATCATCTTTGATGACAGCCGTATGGAGCAGGCTTTAGATGGTGCCATGCTTGGAATTCTGTTCAATCAGGGACAGGTATGCTGCGCAGGCTCACGTATCTTCGTGCAGGATACCATCTATGATAAGTTTGTAGGTGAGCTTGTAGAGAGATTCAACAAGGTAAGAGTAGGTCTGCCTTGGGATATGAATACTCAGATGGGTGCTCAGATTGATGAGAAGCAGTTAAATGACATCTTAAAATATGTAGAAATCGGTAAAGCCGAGGGCGTCAAGGTACTGTGCGGCGGTGTAAGAGAGACCACAGGAGATCTGGCCAAGGGTGCATTCTTAAGACCAACACTGCTGGGCGAGGCACAAAACTGCATGCGCGTCTGCCAGGAGGAGATCTTCGGCCCTGTAGCATCAGTCATTCGCTTTAGCACCGAAGAGGAAGTTATTGCCATGGCCAATGACTCAATCTACGGCTTAGGTGGTGCTGTCTTCTCAACTGATATCAACCGTGCTCTGCGTGTAGCAAGAAGCATTGAGACCGGCCGTATGTGGGTCAACACCTACAATCAGATCCCTGAGGGCTCACCATTTGGCGGCTACAAGCAGTCAGGTATTGGCCGTGAGACACACAAGATGATTCTTGAGCACTACACACAGTGCAAGAATATTCTGATTAATCTGTCAGAGCAGCCAACAGGTTTCTACCCAAAAGCCTAA
- the xseA gene encoding exodeoxyribonuclease VII large subunit: MQNRKYLSVSQFIDITDNALKRFGSAVILGEISEIAHYSHLYFKIKDEISALECIMFASNLSSLNFRPQIGQKVLVTGVSSVYKKNGSFKFIVRNMIMAGEGLIMERLRLLKEQLNSQGVFAASKRALPEIIDTVGIITSKEGRVLHDMVRTIRQRSSVINIELYDAMVQGDEAPKTLIEALHRANTEGKCDVLIIGRGGGSFEDLLPFSDESLVREIAKSKIVTISAVGHEPDVSLSDFAADFRAATPTAAAVMVSAMTDDMLLTRLDKITDGMTQGLLRQIDYLMMKNDSISSRLKASNPLQHLNLVESRLNAIVQNLSALMYHSLDNTMQRLNDDIKDLNLALDNRLNQTQQRLDKVLYNLESFNPLSKISVFDSVLDGISSRLNSACDFYLHNTDKRLVYIIDKMQMLNPLQTLKRGYAIAYNDKGQMLKAKETKTGDKIRIRLDDGVIKATVNDTNDKPADATIVD; this comes from the coding sequence ATGCAAAATAGAAAATATCTTAGTGTATCGCAGTTTATTGATATTACAGACAATGCTCTAAAGCGCTTTGGCAGTGCCGTGATCCTAGGCGAGATCTCAGAGATTGCACATTACTCACATCTGTACTTTAAGATAAAAGATGAGATCTCAGCCCTTGAGTGCATTATGTTTGCCTCAAATCTTTCATCTTTAAACTTCAGACCACAGATTGGTCAGAAGGTTCTGGTCACTGGTGTATCCTCAGTCTACAAAAAAAACGGCTCTTTTAAATTTATAGTAAGAAATATGATTATGGCTGGCGAGGGCCTTATCATGGAAAGGCTGCGTCTTTTAAAAGAGCAGTTAAATTCTCAAGGTGTCTTTGCTGCAAGCAAAAGAGCTCTGCCAGAGATCATTGATACAGTAGGTATTATCACCTCAAAAGAGGGACGTGTGCTGCATGATATGGTGCGCACCATAAGGCAAAGAAGCTCTGTTATAAATATAGAGCTCTATGATGCCATGGTGCAGGGTGATGAGGCGCCCAAAACTCTTATTGAGGCACTGCACAGGGCCAATACAGAGGGGAAGTGCGATGTTCTTATTATAGGCCGCGGCGGTGGCTCCTTTGAGGATTTACTGCCATTTTCTGATGAGAGCCTGGTGCGTGAGATAGCAAAATCTAAAATTGTCACCATCAGTGCTGTAGGTCATGAGCCAGATGTCTCTTTAAGTGACTTTGCAGCAGACTTTAGAGCAGCCACACCTACAGCTGCAGCTGTTATGGTCAGTGCCATGACAGATGACATGCTGCTTACACGCCTTGATAAAATCACAGATGGCATGACACAGGGGCTGTTACGTCAGATTGACTATCTTATGATGAAAAATGACAGCATAAGCTCAAGGCTTAAAGCTTCAAATCCACTGCAACATTTAAATCTTGTTGAATCAAGGCTCAATGCTATAGTGCAGAATCTTTCAGCTTTAATGTATCACAGCCTTGATAACACCATGCAGCGCCTTAATGATGATATAAAGGATTTAAATTTAGCTCTTGATAACAGATTAAATCAGACACAGCAAAGGCTTGATAAGGTTTTATACAATCTTGAGAGCTTTAACCCTCTATCTAAAATCTCTGTGTTTGACAGTGTACTTGATGGTATAAGCTCAAGGCTTAACAGTGCCTGTGACTTTTATCTGCACAATACAGATAAAAGGCTGGTCTATATCATAGACAAAATGCAGATGCTAAATCCTCTGCAGACTCTAAAGCGCGGCTATGCTATTGCCTATAACGACAAAGGGCAGATGTTAAAGGCTAAAGAGACAAAGACAGGGGATAAAATCAGGATAAGACTTGATGATGGTGTCATTAAAGCTACAGTTAATGATACTAATGACAAGCCTGCAGATGCCACTATTGTGGATTAA
- a CDS encoding IS4 family transposase, whose translation MSLLSQINLYIQRAELLNILTVFRKELINNFARKNGTLKRQRKVTIAELLSALLTYASTNQNSNNITFTLNGFHKCYSDMFGIDISSKALHNRLRSEGLLEVMKNTIENLSMLVKDDTNETGLKLLEAYRQSVGVNDIIMVDGSEISLRYSAYDNFSCKAKTRNPDKTNPDKKSAAIKLHTGFSIVNNMPTHIDITEAVANEREHLSPDIYEQVLYLCDRGYVSEALYLLLISKGHYFIFRGKENCAYKIIHAMDGNGATLHEFEGCKPCQHLNGSKYPLVDMAVQVNDDTVLRMIRIYNPVDDKFNYFITNIDASRVAASVIADTYRTRWSCEIMFKALKSSNSLCSINSSIKEIILLFIYASIGSYLIKKLIAKQLQKKKRDYQRKKREISLLKMASSIRDIGPLLKAMVKGAKSTIYNEISKFEGLLDSMMRTKPSQRDIDLKKDVSLLVDKIYNTHHMTKDFLIPHKIDVTIKA comes from the coding sequence ATGTCTTTATTATCTCAAATTAATCTCTATATTCAAAGAGCTGAACTCTTAAATATTTTAACCGTCTTCAGAAAAGAGCTTATTAATAATTTTGCCAGAAAAAATGGCACACTCAAAAGGCAAAGAAAAGTTACAATAGCTGAACTTCTCTCAGCTCTTTTAACATATGCCTCTACTAACCAAAACTCTAACAATATAACTTTTACTTTAAATGGATTTCATAAGTGCTATTCTGACATGTTTGGCATTGATATATCTTCAAAGGCTCTTCACAACCGTCTGCGTTCAGAGGGACTGCTTGAAGTTATGAAGAATACTATAGAAAACCTCTCTATGCTTGTTAAAGACGATACTAATGAAACTGGTCTGAAACTGCTTGAGGCTTACAGGCAGAGTGTCGGTGTTAATGATATTATCATGGTGGACGGCTCTGAAATCTCCCTTAGATACTCAGCCTATGACAACTTTAGCTGCAAGGCTAAAACACGTAATCCTGACAAGACCAACCCTGATAAAAAATCTGCCGCTATTAAACTGCATACGGGGTTTTCTATTGTAAACAATATGCCTACACATATTGATATTACGGAGGCTGTAGCCAATGAAAGAGAGCACCTGTCACCAGATATCTATGAGCAGGTGTTATATCTGTGCGACAGGGGATATGTATCTGAAGCTTTATATTTGCTACTTATATCCAAGGGGCATTATTTTATATTCAGAGGCAAGGAGAATTGCGCCTATAAGATTATTCATGCAATGGATGGCAACGGAGCCACGTTACATGAATTTGAAGGATGCAAACCATGTCAGCACTTAAATGGCAGCAAATATCCTCTGGTTGATATGGCTGTGCAGGTTAACGATGATACCGTTTTAAGGATGATTCGTATCTATAATCCTGTTGATGATAAATTTAATTATTTCATCACCAACATAGATGCAAGCCGTGTAGCAGCATCAGTTATAGCTGATACTTACAGGACGCGCTGGTCCTGCGAGATCATGTTTAAAGCACTTAAAAGTAGCAACAGCCTCTGCTCTATCAATTCGTCCATCAAAGAAATTATCCTGCTCTTTATTTATGCAAGTATTGGCTCATACCTCATCAAAAAGCTTATAGCAAAACAGCTTCAGAAAAAGAAAAGAGATTACCAACGTAAAAAACGGGAAATATCTCTGTTAAAGATGGCTTCCTCTATCAGAGATATAGGACCATTGTTAAAAGCCATGGTCAAAGGCGCTAAGTCTACAATATACAATGAGATCAGCAAGTTTGAAGGTCTTTTAGATTCTATGATGCGAACTAAACCATCACAAAGGGATATAGATCTTAAAAAGGACGTAAGCCTCCTGGTCGATAAAATTTACAATACACACCATATGACGAAAGACTTTTTAATACCGCACAAAATTGATGTTACAATCAAGGCTTAA